A genomic window from Helianthus annuus cultivar XRQ/B unplaced genomic scaffold, HanXRQr2.0-SUNRISE HanXRQChr00c002, whole genome shotgun sequence includes:
- the LOC118489693 gene encoding uncharacterized protein LOC118489693, producing MAGGVNWSVDEIRLKDYDPSTGSSTLIQGSSSYGSQLTQSAAYSQFREPYDITEFNRTGSWSYTQGIEEIGGSPNSDFGGSTNSDFGGSPNLEIDQILRSLEEELLGSGTVRGVDWSEDEIRLKDYDLSQMPDIPICPFLVKLFLQVPHLTVIPPTFFEHMPVLQVLDISNTNIVSLPTSISSLSLLQEFILRDCSALIELPTQIGMLLNLKLFDIQGTQLMFLPKEMGKLKNLEILRVSLSEYAKDYVKSSVNETVIPRKMISELKKLKELCVIISVGPEPEWWEEEVKYIQSELCDLENLETLRWYLPTTEVLQQFLLLERNRVPMYANLSNLMLTIGQHAQLTSCLPHGLEEKFEEFKNCLKWINAEGSMDAISKIMASAEALFLSRHWTIRKLSTFNVTKLKYCLLAECNEMETVVEVDGLSEDVETRIKNGEKVGFELLQYLSIHYMNKLQSIWKGPIGKDSLSKLRILSLHTCPKLTSIFTLTIAQNLSCLAELTVEDCPKVTSLISNKSHNIKLGLVLPTLEKIFLLDLPVLVNIFVGRIMLENLRTMLIYSCPRFRDLSNMELPRIKKIEGEDEWWKALDCDKSPWKNIFVQLKKRRALIEQLSEATNSLQHFHDILSHGERKKGRTKHKVAAVQKLYDACRDVFANCGPGVVPDAQGIERLKDILNGMTEHDVGVRPNMPFFKVKETEGFPKITYLHLSECDKFSIGIFLLPPTGVLPLHNHPQMTVFSKLLFGTMHIKAYDWVDNIASSSAPKSDSSECEETAEEKTVSVRLAKLKVNSDFTAPCNTSILYPTDGGNMHCFTAITSCAVLDVLGPPYCDAEGRHCQYYRTHPFTSFSAGDNKQLPGDDEKAKELDYAWLEEIDKPAGLSVVGAPYNGPRIVEK from the exons ATGGCGGGGGGCGTGAACTGGAGTGTGGATGAGATTCGCTTAAAAGATTATGATCCATCTACAGGGTCTTCTACTCTTATTCAGGGCTCAAGCTCCTACGGTTCTCAGTTAACCCAGTCTGCTGCTTATAGTCAATTTCGGGAACCTTACGACATTACTGAGTTCAACAGGACAGGTTCTTGGAGTTATACACAAGGAATTGAGGAAATTGGCGGTTCGCCTAATTCGGATTTTGGCGGTTCGACTAATTCGGATTTTGGCGGTTCGCCTAATTTGGAAATTGATCAGATATTGAGAAGTTTAGAAGAAGAGCTATTGGGATCAG GGACGGTGCGGGGCGTGGACTGGAGTGAGGATGAGATTCGCTTAAAAGATTATGACCTATCTCAGATGCCAGATATTCCGATTTGCCCATTCCTTGTGAAGTTGTTCTTGCAGGTTCCTCATTTGACAGTCATCCCTCCCACCTTCTTCGAACACATGCCTGTGCTTCAGGTGTTAGATATCTCTAATACAAACATAGTGTCTTTGCCGACATCCATTTCTAGCTTAAGCTTGCTTCAGGAATTTATCTTGAGAGACTGTTCTGCTTTGATTGAATTACCAACTCAAATTGGAATGCTTTTGAATCTCAAGTTGTTTGATATTCAAGGTACCCAACTCATGTTTTTACCAAAGGAAATGGGAAAGCTGAAAAATTTAGAAATTCTGCGCGTCTCTTTGTCTGAATATGCAAAAGACTACGTTAAAAGTAGTGTCAATGAGACCGTAATCCCTAGAAAGATGATATCAGAACTCAAAAAATTGAAGGAGTTGTGCGTTATAATCAGTGTAGGTCCAGAACCTGAGTGGTGGGAGgaagaagtaaaatatattcaAAGTGAATTGTGTGATCTAGAGAATCTTGAAACTCTGAGATGGTACTTGCCAACGACTGAAGTACTACAACAGTTTTTACTTCTTGAAAGAAATCGTGTTCCAATGTATGCAAATTTATCCAATTTGATGTTAACCATTGGTCAACATGCACAACTTACATCTTGCCTACCACATGGACTTGAAGAGAAGTTTGAGGAATTTAAGAACTGCCTAAAATGGATAAATGCTGAAGGAAGCATGGATGCCATCTCAAAGATAATGGCTAGTGCTGAAGCCTTGTTCTTGTCTCGCCATTGGACAATCAGAAAGCTCTCGACTTTTAATGTTACAAAGCTGAAGTATTGCTTACTTGCAGAATGCAACGAGATGGAAACTGTTGTTGAAGTAGATGGCTTGTCTGAAGATGTAGAAACTAGAATAAAGAATGGTGAAAAAGTTGGATTTGAATTGCTACAATATTTGAGTATTCATTACATGAACAAGTTACAAAGTATTTGGAAGGGACCGATCGGCAAAGATAGTCTTTCCAAACTAAGAATCTTATCATTGCATACATGTCCAAAGTTGACTTCGATTTTCACCCTAACAATAGCTCAAAATCTTTCATGCTTGGCAGAGCTtacagttgaagattgccctaAAGTTACGAGCCTCATTAGTAATAAATCCCACAACATTAAACTTGGTCTGGTTCTTCCAACCTTGGAGAAGATTTTTCTCTTAGACCTACCCGTGTTGGTCAACATTTTTGTTGGTCGAATTATGTTGGAGAATCTAAGGACTATGTTGATCTATAGTTGCCCTCGTTTCCGGGATCTTTCTAACATGGAGTTACCACGCATAAAGAAGATCGAAGGAGAGGATGAATGGTGGAAAGCATTGGATTGTGATAAATCCCCTTGGAAAAATATCTTTGTGCAACTTAAAAAAAGAAGAGCTTTGATTGAGCAGTTATCTGAGGCTACAAACTCTCTACAACATTTCCATGATATTCTATCACACG GTGAAAGGAAGAAGGGGAGAACTAAACATAAAGTTGCAGCTGTTCAGAAGCTTTATGATGCATGCAGAGATGTTTTTGCTAATTGTGGCCCAGGTGTTGTTCCAGATGCTCAGGGTATTGAACGCCTGAAAGACATTTTAa ACGGAATGACTGAACATGATGTTGGTGTCCGGCCTAATATGCCATTTTTCAAGGTTAAAGAAACAGAGGGATTTCCTAAAATCACATACCTACACCTTTCCGAATGTGACAAATTTTCG ATTGGAATATTTCTATTGCCGCCAACGGGTGTCCTGCCACTCCACAACCACCCTCAGATGACGGTTTTCAGTAAGCTTCTGTTTGGAACCATGCACATCAAAGCATATGATTGGGTCGATAATATTGCTTCAAGCTCTGCTCCTAAATCCGATTCATCAGAGT GTGAAGAAACGGCTGAAGAAAAAACCGTTAGCGTACGTTTGGCAAAGCTCAAAGTCAACTCTGACTTCACTGCCCCATGCAACACCTCAATTCTCTACCCAACAGATGGTGGGAACATGCATTGCTTTACAGCAATAACATCATGTGCCGTTCTTGATGTTTTGGGCCCGCCATACTGTGATGCCGAAGGCAGGCACTGCCAATACTATCGTACTCATCCTTTCACCAGCTTTTCAG CTGGAGATAATAAACAGTTGCCTGGTGACGACGAGAAGGCGAAAGAGCTAGACTACGCATGGCTCGAAGAGATAGATAAACCCGCAGGCTTATCCGTGGTCGGAGCGCCATACAACGGGCCGAGAATCGTGGAGAAATGA
- the LOC110904027 gene encoding uncharacterized protein LOC110904027, translated as MPPRRNNNRPLDEVYERELEQRLMAKVDERLDQVVNQLTDRMADLINRRRQGPNDGYGSDFSNPFGDGSASEDEQEGRPRGERGGGNMRWDSGIRVDIPEFDGSSLNPERFIDWLATVEEVFEYKEVPENKRVALIANRLRGRASAWWQQLKLTRDRLGKSRIVTWDKMKKCLRSNFLPHNFQRLMYQRLQNLKQGAKSVDDYTTEFYQLIARNDIQEPEEQLVSRYIGGLRVQIMEAVNLFDPLTIPEAHQRALAFEK; from the coding sequence atgcctccgaggagaaacaacaacaggcctctTGATGAAGTGTATGAACGAGAGTTGGAGCAGCGACTTATGGCAAAGGTGGATGAACGGTTGGATCAAGTGGTCAATCAGTTGACTGATCGGATGGCCGATTTGATCAATCGTAGGAGGCAGGGACCCAATGACGGGTATGGTTCTGATTTTAGTAACCCATTTGGTGACGGTTCGGCTTCCGAAGACGAACAGGAAGGGCGACCAAGGGGTGAACGTGGAGGGGGTAACATGCGTTGGGATTCTGGAATAAGAGTTGATATTCCGGAATTTGATGGGTCTAGTTTGAATCCGGAGAGGTTCATCGATTGGTTGGCTACCGTAGAGGAGGTGTTCGAGTACAAGGAGGTGCCTGAAAATAAGCGGGTGGCCTTGATCGCTAACAGGTTACGTGGTAGGGCCTCTGCGTGGTGGCAACAATTGAAATTAACACGGGATAGACTCGGGAAGTCAAGGATTGTGACGTGGGACAAGATGAAAAAGTGCTTGCGGTCCAATTTTTTGCCTCATAATTTTCAAAGGTTGATGTACCAGCGTCTGCAGAATTTGAAACAGGGGGCTAAATCGGTTGATGATTATACCACAGAGTTTTACCAGTTGATTGCGAGGAATGATATTCAAGAACCAGAGGAGCAACTTGTTTCTCGGTATATTGGGGGTCTAAGGGTTCAGATCATGGAGGCCGTGAATCTTTTTGATCCGTTAACCATTCCTGAGGCACACCAACGGGCGTTGGCCTTTGAGAAGTAA